From Sporosarcina sp. Te-1, the proteins below share one genomic window:
- the rimP gene encoding ribosome maturation factor RimP, giving the protein MSKITEEVEQLVKPIVDDFGLELIDVEFVKEGKDWFLRVYIDTPEGNIDIEQCALVSERLSEELDRTDPISQNYFLEVSSPGAERPLKKEEDFQRAVGQYVFIKTYEPINGMKEFEGYLLSYTPDKVEIQMRIKTRKVTVEIDKEKIALARLAIDFSA; this is encoded by the coding sequence ATGAGTAAAATAACAGAAGAAGTCGAACAGCTTGTCAAGCCGATCGTTGATGATTTCGGTTTGGAACTGATTGATGTCGAGTTTGTGAAAGAAGGGAAAGACTGGTTTTTACGAGTCTATATCGATACCCCTGAAGGGAATATTGACATCGAACAATGCGCGCTCGTGAGTGAACGGCTGAGTGAAGAGTTGGACCGGACAGATCCGATTTCTCAAAATTATTTCCTGGAAGTTTCATCTCCTGGAGCTGAACGTCCTCTGAAAAAAGAAGAGGATTTTCAAAGGGCTGTCGGTCAGTATGTGTTTATTAAAACATACGAGCCGATAAATGGCATGAAAGAATTCGAAGGCTATTTGCTTTCGTACACTCCTGATAAAGTGGAGATCCAAATGCGAATTAAAACGAGAAAAGTAACAGTGGAAATTGACAAGGAAAAGATTGCTCTCGCACGTCTGGCGATTGATTTTTCCGCATAA
- a CDS encoding PolC-type DNA polymerase III, which produces MDGKMKLMTLLQQIGMTDDQFVMHFENATLERLAIHKQSRVWRFEIINDQPMPIDVYKMFRQRVMDAFASIATIQLQITCQERRMDQELIGSYWPLILEEIQDMSPPIRERLSSQRPTVKGEKLTLGSGTEFEMQTLKNKYAKVLAEVYESFGFPSLIFDFQLQEENQEEEEARLAFIAARQAEEEAFAQKALASMQERETSKKDSTEVNRPFVLGVPIKPDEAILDIKTIQDEERRVTIEGYVFDAEVRELRSGRSLLTIKVTDYTDSILVKMFSRDNEDAELMKTMKKGAWVRARGSIQNDTFVRDLIMMAQDIMEVPPIVRKDKAPDDRKRVELHAHTNMSQMDGVTSASALVAQAAKWGHPAIAITDHANVQSFPEAYSAGKKNGIKVLFGLEANLVDDGVPIVYDEQHRNLEDDTYVVFDVETTGLSAVYDTIIELAAVKVQNGEIIERFERFANPHHPLSSTTTELTGITDDMVQDAPEVEEVIRDFKAFIGDSILVAHNASFDMGFFYEASKKAGLHNKNYPVIDTLELSRFLYPELRNHRLNTLAKKFDIELTQHHRAIYDTEATAYLFVKLLKDAAEKGIEWLDDFNKNIGEGDAYKRSRPSHCTLLVVNDTGLKNLFKLVSYSHLNYFYRVPRIPRSLLMKHREGLLIGSGCDKGEVFEGLMQKSLEEVEEIAKFYDYLELHPKPVYSHLIELELIRDEWNMEDIMRKMIKLGKKTGLPVCATGNVHYIDENDAMYRQVLVRSQGGANPMNRHSLPAVHFRTTNEMLEEFSFLGEEIAQQIVIDNPRAIVDRIGEVKVIKDDLYPPAIEGADEEVRQLTYTMAHNIYGEELPEIIEARIEKELTSIIGNGFAVIYLISHKLVKKSLDDGYLVGSRGSVGSSLVATMMEITEVNPMPPHYICPSCKTSEFFDDGSVGSGFDLPDKACPSCGAMFKKDGQDIPFETFLGFNGDKVPDIDLNFSGEYQAHAHNYTKVLFGEDYVYRAGTIGTVAEKTAYGYVRGYMNDNNLHLRGAEIDRLVQGCTGVKRNTGQHPGGIIVVPDHMEIFDFTPIQYPADDVGSSWRTTHFDFHSIDNNLLKLDILGHDDPTMIKMLEDLSGIDPKTIPPDDKGVMALFSGTSSLGVTEEQIDCKTGTLGVPEFGTRFVRQMLEETKPSTFSELIQISGLSHGTDVWLGNAQELIQNKICELSDVIGCRDDIMVYLIYQGLEPSIAFKIMESVRKGKGLTPEFEAEMKANNVPDWYIDSCKKIKYMFPKAHAAAYVLMALRIAYFKVHHPIMYYAAYFTVRATDYDLVTMTKGPTSIRAKIKEINDKGLEASPKEKSLLTVLEIALEMCERGFSFAKPDLYKSDATDFIIEDNKLIPPFNSIPSLGTNVAKMIVEARKDGIFLSKEDLQQRGRVSKTVVEYMDTLGCLEGMPDTNQLSLF; this is translated from the coding sequence ATGGATGGGAAAATGAAATTGATGACATTATTGCAACAGATCGGGATGACCGATGATCAATTTGTCATGCATTTCGAAAATGCCACTTTGGAACGCTTGGCTATCCATAAACAATCGAGGGTCTGGCGATTTGAAATTATAAATGATCAGCCAATGCCGATTGATGTCTACAAGATGTTTAGACAGCGTGTCATGGATGCATTCGCTTCTATCGCCACAATTCAATTGCAGATCACTTGCCAAGAGAGAAGGATGGATCAAGAGCTCATAGGAAGCTATTGGCCTTTGATTTTGGAGGAAATACAGGATATGTCGCCTCCAATTCGAGAGCGTCTTAGCAGCCAACGTCCAACAGTGAAAGGGGAAAAGCTCACACTTGGTTCTGGAACTGAGTTTGAGATGCAGACACTAAAAAACAAATATGCAAAAGTGCTTGCGGAAGTCTACGAATCGTTCGGATTCCCTTCACTGATATTTGATTTCCAGTTGCAAGAAGAGAATCAGGAGGAAGAGGAAGCTCGTCTTGCCTTTATCGCAGCCCGGCAAGCGGAAGAAGAGGCTTTTGCCCAGAAGGCGTTGGCTTCTATGCAGGAGCGCGAGACTTCCAAAAAGGACAGTACGGAAGTCAACAGGCCGTTTGTTCTTGGTGTGCCGATCAAACCGGATGAAGCGATTCTTGATATTAAAACGATTCAAGATGAGGAGCGTCGCGTGACAATTGAAGGGTATGTATTTGACGCTGAAGTGAGGGAGCTTCGGAGCGGACGGTCATTGCTGACAATCAAAGTGACTGATTATACCGATTCCATCCTCGTTAAAATGTTTTCAAGGGACAATGAAGATGCCGAATTGATGAAAACAATGAAAAAAGGGGCTTGGGTCCGGGCGAGAGGAAGTATACAAAACGATACGTTTGTGCGGGATTTGATCATGATGGCGCAAGATATCATGGAGGTTCCGCCAATTGTTCGAAAAGACAAGGCTCCTGACGATCGCAAACGGGTGGAATTGCATGCCCATACGAATATGAGTCAAATGGATGGCGTTACTTCCGCTTCAGCACTAGTGGCACAGGCGGCCAAATGGGGGCACCCTGCGATCGCGATAACCGACCACGCCAATGTGCAATCGTTTCCCGAAGCCTATTCGGCAGGAAAGAAGAACGGTATTAAAGTCCTTTTCGGTTTGGAGGCAAATTTAGTCGATGATGGAGTTCCGATCGTCTATGATGAACAGCATCGCAATTTGGAAGACGATACATATGTAGTTTTCGACGTGGAAACGACGGGTCTCTCCGCTGTGTATGATACGATCATCGAGCTTGCGGCAGTGAAGGTGCAAAATGGGGAAATAATCGAACGGTTTGAACGGTTTGCAAATCCGCATCATCCGCTCTCCTCCACGACGACAGAGTTGACGGGCATTACGGATGATATGGTGCAAGATGCACCGGAAGTAGAGGAAGTCATCCGTGATTTTAAAGCGTTTATCGGAGATTCGATACTTGTAGCACATAATGCCTCCTTTGATATGGGCTTCTTTTATGAAGCCAGCAAAAAGGCGGGGCTACATAATAAAAACTATCCTGTTATCGATACACTGGAACTGTCGAGGTTCCTGTACCCGGAGTTAAGAAACCACCGACTCAACACATTGGCGAAGAAGTTTGATATTGAGTTGACGCAGCATCACCGGGCCATCTATGATACCGAGGCGACTGCATATTTATTCGTGAAGCTATTGAAGGACGCTGCGGAAAAGGGAATCGAATGGCTCGATGACTTTAACAAAAACATTGGAGAAGGGGATGCTTACAAGCGATCCAGGCCATCCCACTGCACCCTATTGGTCGTGAACGATACGGGTTTGAAAAATCTGTTTAAGCTCGTCTCCTATTCGCATCTCAACTATTTTTATCGAGTGCCTCGTATTCCGCGTTCTTTATTGATGAAACATCGTGAAGGCCTACTGATCGGATCGGGATGTGATAAGGGCGAGGTTTTTGAAGGCCTGATGCAGAAATCGCTTGAAGAAGTAGAGGAGATCGCCAAGTTTTATGATTACCTTGAACTGCATCCGAAACCGGTCTACTCCCATTTGATTGAACTGGAATTGATCCGTGATGAATGGAATATGGAAGATATTATGCGGAAAATGATTAAATTGGGCAAGAAGACGGGCCTTCCCGTATGTGCGACAGGGAATGTGCATTATATCGATGAAAACGATGCGATGTATCGACAAGTCCTCGTCCGTTCGCAAGGCGGAGCGAATCCAATGAATCGCCATTCCTTGCCTGCTGTACATTTCAGAACGACGAATGAAATGCTCGAGGAGTTCTCATTTTTAGGGGAAGAGATTGCCCAACAGATTGTTATTGATAATCCAAGAGCGATAGTGGATCGCATCGGTGAAGTGAAGGTCATTAAGGACGATCTCTATCCGCCTGCCATCGAAGGGGCTGATGAGGAAGTGCGTCAGCTGACATACACGATGGCCCATAACATATACGGTGAAGAGCTCCCTGAAATTATCGAAGCGAGAATTGAAAAAGAATTGACATCGATTATCGGAAATGGATTTGCGGTTATTTATCTCATCTCGCATAAACTGGTTAAAAAATCATTGGATGACGGCTATCTGGTTGGATCCCGTGGATCAGTCGGCTCTTCTCTTGTAGCGACAATGATGGAAATCACGGAGGTGAACCCGATGCCTCCGCATTATATTTGTCCGTCTTGCAAAACATCGGAGTTCTTTGACGATGGTTCTGTCGGGTCTGGTTTTGACTTGCCGGATAAAGCCTGTCCTTCTTGCGGAGCGATGTTCAAAAAAGATGGCCAAGATATCCCGTTCGAAACTTTCCTTGGATTTAACGGGGACAAAGTACCGGATATCGATTTGAACTTCAGTGGAGAATACCAAGCGCACGCCCATAATTACACTAAAGTGCTTTTCGGTGAAGATTATGTTTACCGGGCCGGTACAATCGGAACGGTTGCCGAGAAGACGGCATATGGGTATGTGAGGGGGTATATGAACGATAACAATCTTCATCTTCGGGGTGCTGAAATCGACCGTCTTGTCCAAGGCTGTACGGGTGTAAAGCGCAACACGGGGCAGCACCCGGGCGGCATCATTGTTGTTCCAGACCATATGGAGATTTTCGATTTCACGCCAATCCAGTACCCAGCCGATGACGTCGGCTCCAGCTGGCGAACGACGCATTTCGACTTCCACTCCATCGATAACAACTTATTGAAACTCGATATTCTCGGGCACGATGATCCAACGATGATCAAGATGCTGGAGGACTTGTCAGGCATCGATCCGAAAACGATACCGCCTGATGACAAAGGGGTTATGGCACTCTTCAGCGGTACCTCGTCACTTGGCGTCACGGAGGAGCAGATCGACTGTAAGACAGGTACACTGGGTGTGCCGGAGTTCGGTACCCGATTTGTTCGTCAAATGCTGGAAGAGACAAAGCCGTCGACATTTTCAGAGCTCATTCAGATTTCCGGCCTGTCACATGGTACCGATGTTTGGCTCGGCAATGCACAAGAACTGATTCAAAATAAAATCTGTGAATTGTCTGATGTGATCGGTTGTCGTGATGATATTATGGTTTACTTGATTTACCAAGGGCTGGAACCATCCATCGCCTTTAAGATCATGGAATCGGTGCGGAAGGGGAAAGGGCTGACTCCCGAATTTGAAGCCGAAATGAAGGCGAATAACGTGCCAGATTGGTATATCGATTCATGTAAGAAAATCAAGTACATGTTCCCGAAAGCCCATGCGGCAGCCTACGTTCTCATGGCACTCCGCATCGCCTATTTCAAGGTGCATCACCCGATCATGTATTATGCGGCCTATTTTACTGTGCGTGCCACTGATTATGACCTTGTCACCATGACCAAGGGGCCGACTTCCATCCGTGCGAAAATAAAAGAGATCAATGACAAAGGATTAGAAGCGTCTCCAAAGGAGAAAAGCTTATTGACCGTGCTGGAAATTGCGCTAGAAATGTGCGAAAGAGGATTTTCCTTCGCAAAACCAGACCTGTACAAGTCGGATGCGACCGATTTTATTATAGAGGATAATAAACTCATCCCGCCGTTCAACTCGATTCCTTCGCTCGGAACGAACGTCGCCAAAATGATTGTGGAAGCCCGGAAAGATGGGATTTTCCTTTCGAAAGAGGATTTGCAGCAGCGGGGAAGAGTATCGAAGACAGTCGTGGAATACATGGATACCCTTGGTTGTTTGGAAGGGATGCCCGACACGAACCAATTGTCGCTGTTTTAA